Within Conger conger chromosome 3, fConCon1.1, whole genome shotgun sequence, the genomic segment AGTTCTGCAggtaaaaatgccttgttattgagagaggccagactggtcaaagctgacagcaagctgacaggaaggtgacagtaacgcaaataacaacacatcacaacagtggtatgcagaagagcatctctgaacacacaacgcatcaatcctctaagtggattggctacagcagcagaagaccactaagtctaaaaaagaagtctaataaatacagagTAAAGTGTCCGCTGAgtgtatctgcatgcttttactgccacatgactggcagattagatatttgcattaacaagctggttacaggtctacctaataaaacgGTCACTGATATATAGTTTGTCATGGCTGGACTCAAAAATATAGGTTTCATAAGTATcttactgccatctagtggctagTCACTCAAAAATGGGTATTATTCAGAAATGGCAACAACAATGGCGCAACAAACATAATCTAAAAGTGTCACTTTAGTGGAATGAAATGACACTCATCAGCAAAGCCATACCAGTAAGGGCTCCATTTTACTCACTGAAGTGTGACCTAAACTGTAGAATTTTACAGTTACTTGTCATATAAATAAAGTGTAGACATCTAATGTAGACGTTCCGGTTACGTAATGCTGATGGTATGCACATTTATTTGCTCTTCACAGGTGGCCAACTTCCATTCCCTCCCCTTCATTCTCTCTGCCATTTTCAGTTTAGCATTATTGATATGATGAGAAGCAATGCGTTGCCAAAGAATAATATTGACAACATGTAAATGAGTAAGACATTtagaacacatacacattttttgCACTAGAGTGGAAACTGCATGCATTTGAACAGAGAGATTAAATATGCTATTTATTTACATCGATGGCATGCGCTATCCGTTGGCAATACATTGTTTTTATGATGTCACTTACACAAAACAGaaactgacagacagagtggTGGGTTGGTGATAGAATTGAAATTCATGCTTTTTTAACAGACCGGTAATTATAGCACTCTTAATAATTACTGTAGCCATTGTGCGTAGGGGCCGATCTTGAGCAATCAGTCAAAAGTTTATTCATCAAAAGTATGaagaaatatatgaataaaaatcAGGGCAATGCAACTCTATTGGGTATTACAGGATATTTATTCGTCCTTTGAGTTGCCTGGAAACTGATTGAGAGAACGAATAAGCGAACTGTCAAAAAAGATAAAGCATAACACTCCGCAAGCTTATTTGAAGCGGCTGTTGCGGCCTGTACATTGTTTATCCATGAGTGGTGCTTTGTCGGTGTTGGTTATTTGGGTGTGTTGCTTCATCTCTGTCAGTTATAAGTGCAAGTTCTCCAAAACACAGTGTATGGAAGCCATATTCCATAAGGATCACAGCAGAAGTAGCATTCTTCATTGGCCCTGATACAGCTACTTGAAGACCATGCTAGGCTAAATGTTCAGTTATCGTATGTGCTTGTCAATATATTGTATTCAATAAAATGTTGGTTGAATTCTTTGTGAAATATGACTCTAGTAGGGAATATCAGGGGACTAATTGGCTTACTCACAAGTGGAGACTACCGGAAGGCTCCACTGCCATCTTTCACTAAACAATCAAAGGGTCTCCCTTCAGTGCTGTTCACAACCGCGTTGTGCACCTCAGAGTGGCATATGTGCATGCTGGGACGACAGTTAGCGCGGCAACAGCATCCCAAAATAAAGCCAAAATAGATTTCCACACCTCATTTTGCACCAAAGTCACAGGTAAGAAGGCAGTGGGTGTTTTAACAGTGGTGGGGGGAGCTCCTGTCGCTGGAAACTGAGCAGGAAAAATCAAGAGCTCTCAGCTCACCCTGTTCTCAATGCAGTGTCCTCCATCACTGGCAGTGAGCACACGGGGAAATGGATGCCCTCTAAAACGCATGCAGCCAACTGCTGCTTGCTTTTCTTCCCCAATCCATCAGCTCCCATACTGAGATGGAGAGCACAGGCAAGGGGGCACGCATCCAGTGGACAAGAGTCTCCAGGTCATTTCTCTTTTCAAAGCTTTATTCAACCGGGTAGGTCAACAACAATGAAGGACTCCTTTGCAATGACAACCTGGGAAGTGGGCAAGGATTGCATGCGAATGTGCAGAGAATTGTATGTCCAAGGTGATTAGGTGACCAGATGTTGAGAGCAAGTGTGAAGGGAATCTGACTAGGACACTGGGGTTAAACCTCATACTATTTCCAAATgcgtcatgggatctttaatgaccggTCAGGACCTTGGTGTAACATTCCATCCAAAAGACGGCCCCTTCTACGGCACAGTGCTCAGGCATTCCTATGCTGGATTTCTATTTGGTTCAGAGGAAAaagtgccccctactggcccaccaaaaCCACTTGAAGTAGCAATGCTTAGCTTCATTGCTAACAAAGCCCAGCCATGTTTAGCGCAGGTGCTAATCAAGCCAGCCCATTTTAGCTCAGTACTAAACAAGGTCTAATCTGCTTAGCTTTAAGTATTAATCAAGCCCACTCCTGCTTAGCCCAGGACTATACCAACTGCTATTTTCCCTCAAACCCCACGCTATGACCAATGCATCACCTTACTGAAACTAGTTTGCAGTATCACAATGCTATTTTTATATCCCCTCACGTTTCCACTaaacattttgatgtttttttaaaagacatcATGCTGCAAATATCCCCTAAGTGAAAAAATTCCACCTTTTTACCACCCACAATATGAGAAGTATTTATTGAATTCCAGATCTGCCTGGTTTTAAAAACGGGGAAAAAACAGTTTCTCCTAGTTAACTGTGTGGTCTGACTCCAGCTTAATGGGCCCACTGGAAATTCATTTTCTAAATTATTTGCATCTTTAGTAGAAAGAACTGGGTTAGGATACTGTAGGTTTAATTCCCATGCAGGACACGACTGCTACACCCTTGAGAACTGCACATAACCTACATCGCTGCAGTAAAATCTCCAGGTATATAAATGGGTAATACATAAAATCTCCATGTGGGTTGCCCTGGAAAAGTACATCAGCTAAGCACTGATAATGATGATGCTCAGGGAACGCTGGTTAAGTTTGAAGCACAGCCCCACCTGGAATTGAAACCTGCATATTTCTAGGTCCAACCCCAGCTGCGTTACAGTAAATCAATATTTAAATGAAGATACCACATGTAGATGATGGCGTGGGTAATAGTCTGCTATAAAGAAACAATGCTGAAATCAATCCAAACGTCCCTCCGATACTTGACATTTGGGGCGATTCATCTTTATGTTATTACCTCAACGGCGCCTTATTAATAATATAACACCAATTTCCCTGCAGTAAAATATATGTAATGCAATGAATTCTAATGCGATCATGAGCCTGCCTCGATTCATATTTGATGCACGTGGAAATGCAATTTCGCACAGCCGAAGTGTGCGGAATTTAACATCCATATCGACCGTGGAAATCCTGAAATCCAGGAAATGTGCTACACCCTCCATCACAATAATCACCACACAAGAACAGGCAATATTAAATAAAGTTGAAACGAGGTATAGAGCCGGCACATCTAAATTATAACTTCATACCTGAGCAAACATTCAAATGCAAACACGCATAATGTATCGGGAAATGAGTGTCGCGTATGAAATTGCGTGCGTCCCCGTCTTCTATAATATGCCTTTAACTTTGTACTGAATTGCAGTACGGCTTGCCTGAAGGGGAAAAACATGATGTGAATGAAATGAGCAGTACTAAGAACAGAAGAAGGGACAAAACCGTCGTCACCAAGAGGGGCGTGGGTTTACAGATGGACAAACGTATGGGCCAAACTGGGAAATGCAGGAAGTCAAATGTCACGAGTCCCCACAAGGTCATGGTGAAGGGCTGTACATTTAgaccagaggtgtccaatcttatcctaaaagggccaacgtgggtgcaggtttttgttttaacccagcagtaacacctgatcatactaatgaactaatcatggtctttaatcaagaccttgagtATAATCAGCTGTCTTTGTCCTGTGCTAacacaacaacctgcacacacaccggccctttctgaataagattggacacccctgatttagATTGTGGGCATCAGAATAAAGTCCTAGAgctggggtctccaaccctggtcctggagatctaccatcttgtaggttttcatttcaaacataaTTTTGCACCCCTGACTCAATGCAGCTCAATGCAGATCCCTAggagtgctttgttagggttagagtgaaaacctgcaggatgatATAtcgaggaacagggttggttaccactgtcTGAGAGACTACTGGTTCTCTCTAATGTTTCAGAGCCATTAATTTATTAAAGTCATTTGGCTAAAGAacccacacaccatttactAAAAGCCTTAATTGGCTGCCAGACAAACCTTTAAGCACTCCGGCCCAGAAGCCCGCCCCCGCCCTAATTTAGACCCAGAGGTTTTGCTCTAAAAGCCATTCCTGGTGCTAAAGATGGGGAGGGCGGTGTAAATAGGCACTCCGCCAGTGACAGAAGGCGACCAGAAGTGGAAGGATGGTGCAACACCCGTGTGTGGCACGTGCACAAAACGCATTGGCCACCCCATTGAAGAAAAGCTGAATCAGCTTAAAGGTTGTTCAACCAGCTGTTCGGTGCATGGTTTCAATCAAAATGTATGGCTTTAAAACATGGGAGGCTaaacatttaatccaaaagGTCTCCCAAACCTGGTTCCTGTATGCTCTATTAAATTGCGCGAATATCTGGCAACATCACATTCCACGAAAGTGTTCGGTTGAACCCGGTTGAGCCCGATTCAAACCATTCCAACCCAACGGAAACATTCACATAGGTTATGAAAGAGATCCCATATTAGCAATCCTCAGTGAAATTGATTCAGATCAATGATGGGTTTCTTGTGGCAGGTGCAAACTTGTCAGGCTCAGAAAGATTCCAGGACACTGAACGGATTTGTACCAAGTCTTTCAGACACCTGCTTTTTACGGAGGAAACATGCTTGccataaaaagtataaaatacaccCGCTTCTATTTTTACTTGAAGAGCAAGAGTGCggaaaataatagtaatagccGAAGGCTTAATGTAAACGCAGTGGTCGAAAGATAGGTTATATGTTCCTTCACTGGTAAAGTATGAATGCATTTGCAGCAGGGGTAACGGAATTCAGAATAGCTAATTTAaagagaatataaaaaataaaatccccaGCGATGTTGATCGAGTGTCGAGGCAGTCTCTCTTACTGATCACGGCTTGTAAAGACTTACAGAATAGTTAACTTCGGAGAATATAAATCTCTTAGCACAAATCTCATTACTttagatcaggggtgcacaactccggtgctCGAGGGCAGGTCGGCGtacggttttgttttttttgttcgaACCaactgccttgtttttaatttgccgGCAGCTCTATAAAATTGCCCTGGTTCAAGCTTGTACTTCACAgaaaaatcattaggatacacttgcagtctgcaacCGGTACTCAGACATGTCAGAATTATTTGACTCCATCGTATCCAAAGCAGAGTAAAAGTAGATTTCCTCAGTCTAAAGCCTGACCTTAACAAGCACAAGTTAAAGGGCAGAACTCACCCAAGATCAGTACACCGTACACTACCCTGTAAGGCTTTACAAATCCTGACACCATACTGAAACAATAGAAAGGGGAAAACTTATCAACTCAATCATATTACAGCCACAAATGCAATATGATATGCTCATAGAAAAATCAGGAAATACAGCCATGTTGAAGGGAACTTGTAAACTTCAatcctttcagaaaaaaaataacggCTCACAAATCATGTTTGTTAGTTTCACAATGACGTTTTCCTCCACAATAAATCTGTTGGGCAACACTAAACCCTAAAGGAGACATCTAGCGGATATTCTTGGCACAGCAGCCAATTTCCATAGTCAATACGGACTTCCTGCACCACTTCACCGAATCATTCTGCAGGCACATGCACAGTAAAGTGACATTTACCTGAAACCTCGTCCTCGGCATCATTTAGAATCACTTCTGCGTGCTGCCACATTGGGGAGTGAGGGGATAGAACGTGTCGACATGCATAAAATCTCTACCAAGATCGGAGTGCAGCAAATTCTCAGACCAGATGATTAAATTATCCATAAAGCCCCCGTCAATTCTTTAAGAAACATTTAGTCCTGAATTTCCAGTTTATCAAAATTGCTTTCACAGCCACTCCCCAACCCCTAACTAGAACACCGGTTGTAGGCCCAAATAGTAGGCCTAAATTCTACCACAAGATGGTGACAAATCTCATGAGCTGAAAATGTAGTCAATTTCATGGATTACACCAAACTTAAATTTGCCCAACTTTTTGCCCAATTTCTGTCGGAAACCAACTCACCAACCACCTAAGGAACCTCAGATTAAGGGGACAGTAACCATTAACAATTGAATCCATTACACATACAAAAGAAATAGAACACAGAACCAATTACTTTGATtctctttattttcttaaaaagtCAAATTTATATTCGGGtataaggggaaaaaaaacaaaacaaaaaaaaaacaagatcaaTATTAACCATTGAGCTGGCACTGCAGGTTAAGAAAAGCGTCAAAATGGCAGCTCCTCAATAGCAGCTCTCCGTCAGCAGTGCCTTGTTAAACTGCCGCATAATTTCTTTTGTACAGTGGTGTCAAAATCGGGGAGGGGGAAATACTTAAAtctggtttaaaaataaagcagGGCCTACTTCCTTTGGCAAAAAAAGGCAATTACATAAATGATAAAGTGCCTCTTAACACTTGAAGGCATACTCATAATCGCTCAAAACACCCAAGCTGACTCCAACTTGTTAGAAACCGTAATTTTGAGATTGAGGGTGCCAGGAGTTGTAATTCAAATGgaatgttttggggggggggggggggtgagaggcagaaaaagaaaaagaaaatgcatcgGCCAGGGTCAATCAGTCAGGATTTCCAAATGCGAGTTCATAGTCATTGGGTTCAACCACTGATGCTATACGAGTGTAAACTTTATTAGCTTTAGAAAACAGGGAGTTAAAATCACTGGGATGACCAAGCCCTTAAATTACATCTAAATGTTACGGCAGAAAATATAGGAGGTagaatagaaaacaaaaaaaaaaaaaaaaaatagaaaaaaaaaaatagaaagacAAGCACTTCTGTAACAAAACATTCTACTGCTCCTGCTGctactttattttaaaacacacataTTCATTTCAGCCCTCAGTCCGCTTCTTCCTCTTCAGACTCGGACTCTGAAAAACAGGCAAACCGGTAATCAGCTCACCCACGTGTGCATTTCAGACCATCCTCAGTTCATACCTTTACCAACTACATCAATGTTCTACCAAAGAACTTGAGTTCCACACACTAACATAAAATTTAACAAATTATAATTTGACAACACAAGCACAAGTAAAGGCAAGCTACACATGGTGTCCAAGTAAACTATCCCAAGATAATTTATTAAGGTACTTTTCAAATCTGGCATACAAGAGAAATCAGTAACTTGGGTTTGGACAATTCTCAAAAGCATGAAATCTGACTGAAGAGCAGTCAGCAGAACCCTACAGCAGGACGGGTATGCGCGTTTAAACTCACCTTCTTCAGCGTTCTTCAGCCACTCTACGAACTTCTTCATCTGCTCGAGGAACACGCTCTTTCCCTTTGCCATGTGAGCTTCACTGTACCACTTCAGAATGGCCTCCTCACTCAAAACGTCCGCTGTGTCAGGAGAGGAGCGTTATTCAGGGGAACAAGGCAGAGCATCCCAGCCCAAAAACATCCAACACCAAATATTCATCCAGACAGACCTTTCCCAGCCAACTGGTCTTGCAGGGAAAAGATAGGTGGAAAATGTGTCTCTTCAAGGACAATGGTGAGTGCATTGAACCACATTGGACAAgaatatgtatgcatttataGCCTCTTCATATTTTACGGAAACAGAAGTACACCCTAATTGCAGCCACACTACAATTCAACTAGGAGAAGGGCTAAATGGctccaaacaaaaaacagccaatGGTTTTAGGCTCTCCAATGGTTTGGGCATTAATCAGTCACTACACCTAAAAAGGTCCTCTCCAAATAATAAACACTTTCTTTTTAAGTCAGTGTTAGCAAAGCACATTCTGTAATAGCAGTACTTTTATGAGTTATATTCTGGAtagatttattttctcagaaaAAGGAGTGTATCCTTTCTGTACATTAGTTTCATGCAATAATTTTGACCTACAGTCCTTGCATTCAGGGTTCTTTAGGCCAAAGGTAACTTCACTCTGGAGCAGACATTTCAATGATGGAAGTTGAGCACATGCGCATTAAAATGATTAGCTGTAATTCTCAATGCAGAAACTTTAAAACCTGTCTTAAGTGACACTAGTCATGACAGGATCAACACACTCACTGGGGGCTTGAGAACATACCTTTGTAGAGAAGCACCACAATCTTCTGGAAAGCCTTCATGAAGTGGATGTTGTCATAGCAGTACTCTTGGATTTTGAGCAGGAGGGTGAGTTCTGAGAGGCCCTGGGAAGTGAAGGCCTTCAGGAGTGGGCTGTATTGCTGAGACAGAAAGTGGTAGAGTTAAATAAACTTCAGAGCCAGGCAGAAGATCACCAAGGGGGAAACCTCAGCCCTTTAACAAGGGAATCTTTCAGCGGTTAGTCAAAACCAAAATTAGAAATGCATTACAGAAATTAAGACCAATCATTAAAAGAACACATCCCCAAAAAAGATGCATATCAGAACATGCATATTTCTGTCAAGCAGAAATGGaagatttataaaaatatataataaataaaatgtccgATTTGCAGCACTAGAGTAGAGTTCCTTAACCCCAAATCCAGTCTGAAATAGCTACTactacagtcaaagtcacacaAATGCTTACCAGCAAAACTGAGAAAGCACTGAAACATGAGCAACTTCATAATTTACCTCCGGTACCATTTTTGAATATTTACAAATTCACATCAAGTGAAGCCAGGGGCCCAGCTCACCTTCAAATGTTTGATGGCTTGTTCGGTTACCAGTTCCTCTTTCTTATTCCACTCTACGGAACTCATCACGCTGGTCCACACAATGCCAATCATCGTCTGCTCTGAGATGCTGGTCTTCTTCATCTCCTCTTTCACATAGGCAATGATCTGCAGAGGGGAGGACAATCGACTTCAGCTTAACCAGTTTCCTAAACTCAACTTTATCAAAAGGTAGGTATATGTTTGGACGCCCAATTGCGGTAATGTTTCTTGAGTTCACTTGGCAATACTGGGTTCTGGTGATCCTCAGGGACTGCTggcttttccatttcatttcaatcgATTTAGATGCAGGAATGCAACCCATTTACAGTCAGTCGCTGCACCGAGTCTACTGTTGATCATAGCAGTATTCCACCAGACCCATTTCAGGACAACATAAGGGGATATGGAGTCAATCTGTGTATTAGCCAAGACCGATGAAGCGGAAAAGGAGCCTGGCTATACTGGCGGAAGGACTTTCAGGAAGGGCGCACACCCGCTGGGTGACGTTACGGTGACAGGGACGCACTCACGTCTTTAAACGGGTCCCCGCGGGACATCTGCTCCTGGAGCTCCTTCTGAAGCTCCTTGCGAGCACCGATGGACTGCTGGTTGCGGGCGAAGTCGGACAGCTCCTTAAGCCCGGCGTCCGTGAAGTACTTTGAGAAGTGCTCGCAGCTCCGCTTGTTGGCTGGGAACAGCTCCTGCAAGAGGACGGAAAGACGAGAGGAGCTCAGTGGAATAGTGCAGAAAGTAGTGTCcagatttcaaaatatttattttggcccAAAAGTGAAATGACTGTCCTGATATGCAATTCATATCTGAAATGCCTAACAAATTTTCACAGCTTCTAGTAAGCAAACATGCATTTAATTCTGGAAAGTTACATTTAGTTGCCAACTGAAGCGATGTTAGAAGTGATGAGATCAATCCGAAATGAAAGCAGCAGTTACCATTAGCCTGTTGTCCATGCCGACTTTGCGTAGACTGGCAGCGACGGAGTTGATGTCCTTCTCGTTGATCCATGATTTGAACAGTTTCACAGCGAAGGCAGCAGAAACGcctggaagaggcagaggaagaaaggAAATGACTCTGCTTGCTAGTACATCTGGGTAATGGAAGAGACCTGAACTTCTTGTGTATGCTCTGAACAGGGCAGGTTCCAGGAAGACAAGGCACGGCGTTATACAAGCCTAGAGGCATTCAAAAAGAAAGCTTTAAAAATCCCAGGCGTGCTAGATGGAAGTTCATGCAAAGACTGGAACTGAATTTTTGTATAATGAACAGCCTGAAATGAAACTAAACCCAATCAAACGAAAGGCTGTCCCAGTATAAATGCTTTCCATTCAGACTTCCATATTCATGGCACAGCACAGGAGGGCTGAAGAATGACTACAGATCTACAACCAAGGGAGCAAAAACTGCTCGTATCCTTATACAATCAATTCTCTACACTACTGCTACAGCTTTTTAACCAGACCTACCAAATTTGGCAGTGGGATTGCATTGTATGCGCCTTTCGCATCAAGATGCCTTGAGACATTTAAGGATTCCATATTAAATTCCAGCTCTACATTGGAAGAGCAGTATTTAAGTGCAAGCATTTTCATCTTGTCTAGCTCAATGTTAGCTTAGAATTTCCCTTCCTCCATCCCCCCCCAAAGCCACCGAAAGAAGGTCACCTTCTTTGACAAGGTTCTCGTTGAAGAGACTGCTCAGAATGGAGGCAGATATGTTTCCATTGGCCAGGAGGATGCCTGTTAGCATCGCCAACTTGTTGCGCTCCGACTCAGTGAAACCCTTTAGAAACAGCAGCAACTATGtaaaggagagaaagacaggtcATTAGCAGAATGAGCATTTACACTACAAATACACAgggtctgcaggcatttgctcctaccgtgtgctacaccacctgattacACCAATtactttacctgcttggttagtgaaatcaggtggaaTAGTGTAGTTGAAGCAAATgtctgcagacacagcggcaagcaggacatggagttgagtagcatcGAATTAAAGGTTAAACTTGAAATCATTGCAAGACACTACAAACATCCACTCAAATTGCCGTGCTGTGCttggtcagaaaaaaaaatctttgcttAGGTTAATATAGCTACCATTTTAATTTTACACTGG encodes:
- the bzw1a gene encoding eIF5-mimic protein 2-A isoform X2, whose product is MPLAPSLTTVAMQRLSSTSWWLAECWPQVFNKLIRRYKYLEKGFEEEIKKLLLFLKGFTESERNKLAMLTGILLANGNISASILSSLFNENLVKEGVSAAFAVKLFKSWINEKDINSVAASLRKVGMDNRLMELFPANKRSCEHFSKYFTDAGLKELSDFARNQQSIGARKELQKELQEQMSRGDPFKDIIAYVKEEMKKTSISEQTMIGIVWTSVMSSVEWNKKEELVTEQAIKHLKQYSPLLKAFTSQGLSELTLLLKIQEYCYDNIHFMKAFQKIVVLLYKADVLSEEAILKWYSEAHMAKGKSVFLEQMKKFVEWLKNAEEESESEEEEAD
- the bzw1a gene encoding eIF5-mimic protein 2-A isoform X1 produces the protein MNNQKQQKPTLTGQRFKTRKRDEKERFDPTQFQESIVQGLNQTGSDLEAVAKFLDASGAKLDYRRYAETLFDILVAGGMLAPGGTLSDDMTRTEFCLFTAQEDLETMQAYAQVFNKLIRRYKYLEKGFEEEIKKLLLFLKGFTESERNKLAMLTGILLANGNISASILSSLFNENLVKEGVSAAFAVKLFKSWINEKDINSVAASLRKVGMDNRLMELFPANKRSCEHFSKYFTDAGLKELSDFARNQQSIGARKELQKELQEQMSRGDPFKDIIAYVKEEMKKTSISEQTMIGIVWTSVMSSVEWNKKEELVTEQAIKHLKQYSPLLKAFTSQGLSELTLLLKIQEYCYDNIHFMKAFQKIVVLLYKADVLSEEAILKWYSEAHMAKGKSVFLEQMKKFVEWLKNAEEESESEEEEAD